Proteins encoded in a region of the Methanoregula sp. genome:
- a CDS encoding TIGR01458 family HAD-type hydrolase — translation MKGIKGFLIDLDGVLYVGDNPIAGAQDAIEHLMQENYTFRFVSNTTRKCRKTIASRLSVMGFDIPEEYIFTPPLAAVAYMKKTGKQHCCLLTTGDVDRDFKQVCAKDAGAKKDYVIVGDAGDSVTYDSLNTAFRHLMEGAELIALEKDRYWMAHDGLSLSAGPFVQALEFASGKTAIVMGKPSKTFFDLALNDMGLRNEQVAMIGDDIFTDIGGAHNAGMRSILVRTGKFREEIVKSAIVKPTHIIDSIASLEKIL, via the coding sequence ATGAAAGGAATCAAAGGCTTTCTCATCGATCTTGACGGGGTTCTTTACGTTGGGGATAATCCTATTGCAGGAGCACAGGATGCTATCGAACATCTTATGCAGGAAAACTACACGTTCCGGTTTGTCTCCAATACAACGCGGAAATGCCGGAAGACCATTGCCAGCCGGTTATCTGTCATGGGGTTTGACATCCCCGAGGAATATATTTTCACTCCACCTTTGGCAGCCGTTGCATATATGAAAAAAACCGGCAAACAACATTGCTGTCTTCTTACCACCGGGGATGTTGACCGGGATTTTAAACAGGTTTGTGCAAAAGATGCCGGTGCAAAGAAAGATTATGTGATAGTCGGCGATGCAGGGGATTCAGTCACCTATGACAGTCTCAATACAGCTTTTCGTCACCTCATGGAGGGAGCGGAGCTGATTGCGCTTGAAAAAGACCGGTACTGGATGGCACACGACGGCCTCTCTCTGTCAGCCGGCCCCTTTGTGCAGGCACTTGAGTTTGCATCCGGCAAGACGGCAATAGTTATGGGGAAACCCTCAAAAACATTCTTTGATCTTGCTCTCAACGATATGGGTTTACGAAACGAACAGGTCGCAATGATCGGAGACGACATCTTCACCGATATCGGAGGGGCTCATAATGCCGGGATGAGGAGCATCCTTGTCAGAACAGGTAAATTCCGTGAAGAGATAGTAAAGAGTGCAATAGTAAAACCAACGCATATCATCGATTCCATCGCTTCCCTGGAAAAAATTCTATGA
- a CDS encoding DEAD/DEAH box helicase: protein MAVDDVIRLLTTNPVYHRRVVHTEIIEPRPPCYGSLDSPLSDCITSYLDQNGIRLYTHQCDAINRINAGKNVILTTPTASGKTLAFNIPVFSALEANPDARALYLYPTKALSNDQLATLEQMADYTGISAKPAIYDGDTPQSRRAAIRDNSRIIISNPHEMHHVLSWHMKWRPLFANLRFIVIDEAHRYRGVFGSHIAMLIRRLSRLCLHYGSRPQFILSTATLANPEEFSSRLTGHPFKLVDGNGSPHGKKHFVLYNPFYDGIGERSTHQETKDLLVSCVKNDLQTLCFTGSRKMAELVTLWAREDARRSSVKLADAICAYRAGYLPEDRRAIETRLKDGTMKGVVSTNALELGINIGSLDAVIISGYPGTMMSTWQQAGRAGRKGDVSLALLVAQANPLDQYFMNHPDQFFSRSNEHAIVDTENPYIVSGHLLCAAAELPLREDEDRVFFGDTFPQLLPELAATDLVRKTARGWVYSGRGRAAELVSLGGIPGESFRIMCHGRMLETLDRAQAYREAHKGAILLHQGEMYLVKEIDLETHTVRVTEADVDYYTQPLKEVDLAVIETLETCELNGVKCAFGIVEVTEQYTGYKIKRGDTILGVEPLTLPPLTFSTKAFWLIPSPDTEQNILKGNLDFAGGLHGAEHALIALMPLHVMCDRWDIGGLSSVAYGENGEPVIFVYDGYEGGIGLAEKAYEILPDLFATAHALVRDCRCDEGCPSCIYSPKCGNDNQPLDKNATTLILGDLCRESVIAESAMDSTSSETASS from the coding sequence ATGGCTGTTGATGATGTCATCCGGCTTCTCACTACCAACCCGGTTTATCATCGCCGTGTCGTACACACCGAAATTATTGAACCCCGGCCCCCCTGTTACGGTTCACTCGATTCCCCTCTTTCCGATTGTATCACTTCATACCTTGATCAGAACGGCATCCGGCTTTACACGCACCAGTGTGATGCCATCAACCGCATTAACGCCGGAAAAAACGTGATTCTCACAACACCTACGGCAAGCGGCAAGACCCTGGCGTTCAATATTCCGGTTTTTTCCGCGCTTGAAGCTAACCCGGATGCCCGTGCATTGTACCTGTACCCGACAAAAGCGCTGTCAAACGACCAGCTCGCAACGCTTGAGCAGATGGCAGACTATACCGGCATTTCAGCAAAACCTGCCATCTATGACGGGGATACCCCCCAGTCGCGACGGGCGGCGATACGGGATAACTCGCGGATCATCATATCGAATCCGCATGAGATGCATCATGTCCTGTCCTGGCATATGAAATGGCGCCCGCTGTTTGCGAATCTCCGGTTTATTGTCATCGATGAGGCACACCGGTACCGGGGGGTATTCGGTTCACATATTGCGATGCTGATCCGGCGGTTGTCGCGGCTTTGCCTTCATTACGGCTCACGCCCGCAATTTATCCTGTCCACCGCAACGCTGGCGAACCCGGAGGAATTTTCCTCACGGCTGACCGGTCATCCCTTTAAGCTGGTCGATGGCAATGGTTCCCCCCACGGGAAGAAACACTTCGTCCTCTACAACCCGTTCTACGATGGTATAGGAGAACGATCCACGCACCAGGAAACAAAAGACCTCCTGGTCTCCTGCGTGAAAAACGATCTCCAGACCCTGTGTTTTACCGGTTCGCGGAAGATGGCAGAACTCGTCACCCTCTGGGCCCGGGAAGATGCACGGCGTTCGAGTGTTAAACTCGCAGATGCGATCTGTGCCTACCGGGCGGGGTATCTTCCCGAAGACCGGCGGGCTATAGAAACCCGTCTCAAAGACGGGACGATGAAGGGTGTCGTATCGACAAACGCGCTCGAGCTGGGCATTAATATCGGATCGCTCGATGCCGTGATCATCTCCGGGTACCCGGGCACCATGATGTCTACCTGGCAGCAGGCTGGCAGGGCCGGAAGGAAAGGAGATGTATCCCTTGCCCTTCTTGTTGCACAGGCAAATCCCCTTGACCAGTACTTCATGAACCACCCGGATCAGTTCTTCTCGCGTTCTAATGAACACGCGATTGTTGATACGGAGAATCCTTATATCGTATCCGGGCATCTCCTGTGCGCCGCAGCCGAGCTCCCTCTCCGTGAGGATGAAGACCGGGTATTTTTCGGGGATACATTCCCCCAGTTGCTTCCGGAACTTGCAGCCACCGATCTTGTCAGGAAGACTGCGCGTGGCTGGGTATATTCCGGGCGGGGCAGAGCTGCCGAACTGGTAAGCCTTGGGGGGATCCCCGGTGAATCATTCCGTATTATGTGTCATGGCAGGATGCTTGAGACCCTGGACCGGGCGCAGGCATACCGGGAAGCGCACAAAGGCGCGATCCTCCTCCACCAGGGTGAGATGTATCTTGTCAAGGAGATAGACCTGGAAACCCATACCGTGCGGGTGACAGAAGCCGACGTGGATTACTACACGCAGCCCTTAAAAGAGGTAGACCTTGCTGTCATAGAGACTCTCGAAACCTGTGAATTGAATGGGGTGAAATGCGCCTTTGGGATAGTAGAGGTGACCGAACAGTATACCGGTTACAAGATCAAGCGCGGGGATACCATTCTTGGTGTCGAGCCCCTCACCCTACCTCCACTCACCTTCAGTACGAAAGCATTCTGGCTCATCCCCTCTCCCGATACGGAGCAGAATATTTTGAAGGGGAATCTGGATTTCGCCGGTGGGCTGCACGGTGCCGAGCATGCCCTCATCGCCCTCATGCCCCTGCATGTGATGTGCGATCGCTGGGACATCGGCGGATTGTCATCCGTCGCATATGGAGAGAACGGGGAGCCGGTCATATTTGTGTACGATGGCTATGAAGGGGGCATCGGCCTTGCAGAGAAAGCCTACGAGATCCTGCCCGATCTGTTTGCCACTGCCCATGCACTGGTGCGGGACTGCCGGTGCGATGAAGGCTGCCCGTCCTGCATCTACTCACCCAAATGTGGGAATGACAACCAGCCTCTCGACAAGAACGCGACAACGCTTATTCTTGGAGACCTCTGCCGGGAATCTGTGATCGCTGAATCCGCCATGGATTCCACGAGCTCTGAAACCGCCTCTTCGTGA
- a CDS encoding ribonuclease H-like domain-containing protein, translating into MAALQASARIGSLWHQRMQTLKEYEVVRDGNIFGTSFSNSVVFSSEYDQARQQLDHLIAGYHDRPFEAVFSGEEISNDCGTCFSLMSPHSLHPPAFDLDQYRNSILGDLTLVRGIGRATEKRLRARGYETLHDLAEHPKYRSQVHPVIDCMCHGDSRDIMELIGKRHAKSHSLVLGAAGLHEPEDYVFLDIETMGLFSRPIILFGIGVMENGSLNVYQYLLRDIAEEQAALFETIRHLSGDRKALVTFNGKAFDLPYINDRLGYYGMSTPSSTRIPHFDVLHFSRRHWRDQFPSMRLTALEREVLHIHREDDIPGQMVPEFYETYLRTGNCGPLVPIVEHNRQDIISLALLFFHLMGESYGC; encoded by the coding sequence ATGGCTGCACTACAAGCATCTGCCCGGATCGGATCCCTCTGGCACCAGCGCATGCAGACGCTGAAGGAATACGAAGTTGTCCGGGATGGAAACATATTCGGGACGAGTTTTTCTAACAGTGTTGTCTTTTCATCGGAGTATGATCAGGCGCGGCAGCAGCTTGATCATCTGATCGCCGGTTACCATGATCGGCCTTTTGAAGCAGTTTTTTCCGGGGAAGAGATATCCAATGATTGCGGTACCTGCTTCTCGTTAATGAGCCCGCACTCCCTTCACCCCCCGGCATTCGATCTCGATCAGTACCGGAACTCTATTCTCGGTGATTTGACTCTCGTCCGGGGGATTGGCCGGGCAACGGAAAAACGACTCCGGGCCAGGGGTTACGAGACCCTGCATGATCTCGCTGAGCATCCTAAATACCGATCGCAAGTGCACCCGGTCATTGACTGTATGTGTCACGGGGATTCGCGTGATATCATGGAACTCATCGGTAAACGGCATGCAAAATCGCACTCCCTGGTGCTGGGTGCAGCAGGTTTGCATGAACCTGAGGATTATGTCTTTCTTGATATCGAGACCATGGGCCTGTTCTCCCGGCCGATCATTCTCTTTGGTATTGGCGTTATGGAAAACGGATCCCTGAATGTCTACCAGTACCTGCTCCGCGATATCGCGGAGGAACAGGCAGCACTCTTTGAGACAATTCGCCACTTGTCCGGAGACCGAAAAGCACTCGTGACATTTAACGGTAAAGCCTTCGATCTTCCCTACATCAATGACCGGCTCGGGTACTATGGGATGAGTACTCCTTCCAGTACCCGCATCCCGCATTTTGATGTCCTGCATTTCAGCCGCAGGCACTGGCGGGATCAGTTTCCCTCCATGCGACTCACAGCGCTGGAACGCGAGGTCCTGCATATTCATCGCGAGGATGATATCCCCGGCCAGATGGTGCCGGAATTTTATGAAACATACCTGCGGACGGGTAATTGCGGCCCTCTCGTCCCGATCGTTGAACACAACCGGCAGGATATTATCTCACTTGCCCTGTTGTTTTTCCACCTGATGGGGGAGTCCTATGGCTGTTGA